The nucleotide window CCACCCGGGATCACTTATCTAATCATCCACCCTGCCCTGGAAAGTGATCATATGCGGGCCATCACAACCTCCTGGCAGAGACGTTACTGGGAATACCAAATCTTCATGGAAGACGAGACCCGGCGGAAAATCCGGGAATTGGGGATTAAACTAGTCAATTGGCGGAAACTCCTAACGTGTAACCCGTCCAGCAAACGCACCTGATGATGAGCACACCGAAAACAACCGACTCGATCCAACTGTACCCATAGGGGCTGTTTTGTCTATGCCCGCGGCATGGACGTCAATATTCCTCTGCTACCTCTTACGGTAATAGCTAGACGGCTCCACACAGCAGAGTTGGATCATATGGACTGTCAGGGTCAAAATTCGGCCATTATCCGCTACACCACTTCCTACATTGCTCAATCCGCAAACCATTATCACCATGGGTTTTGTCATAGGAGAACTGCCTTAGCACTTCACAGGGAAATTCCTCACACTGACCACAGTGATCTAGCCCTTTCCTCTCGCAACATACCTTTATCTCGCACTCTCCCCAGGGGATCTCCTCTTCTAAGGCACAGCCTTTGCAATCAAAGCCAAAGGCCTCTTTGCAGTTAAACTCCGAACAACACAAGCCGCATCTTGACTCGATCATACAAGAACTACCCCCTCAATCCGTCCCTTATCCTTTACTCGGATCTTTACGACATCCCTGCGGAACATTCCTCTGGCTAAGAATGATTTCTTCGTAATATAAGGATCTAACCCTCCTCAATTTCGTTGTGCTCCACAAATCTTATCTTGTTCCTCAGCAAAAGACGTGACAATATAATTAGTCCGGGGGGCGGACAACACAATGACTTGGCCCTACATCCTAAGAGAAAGGTTTATCTTCACAACTGAAACCGGTGAAGAAAAATAGCGGTCCACTTCAACTTAGCCAAGTCGGCCTACAACGTAATACCCAGGACTTCTCCTTCATGCCCCGGGATTCGCTTCCAGAGACGTCCCCGAGTAGCTACCAAGATG belongs to Limnochordia bacterium and includes:
- a CDS encoding DUF3795 domain-containing protein, whose product is MIESRCGLCCSEFNCKEAFGFDCKGCALEEEIPWGECEIKVCCERKGLDHCGQCEEFPCEVLRQFSYDKTHGDNGLRIEQCRKWCSG